In the Candidatus Electrothrix sp. GW3-4 genome, one interval contains:
- a CDS encoding phosphoglycerate kinase encodes MKTIRDLDISGKRVLIRVDFNVPMNEQGEITDDLRIRTVLPTIQYALEQGAKIILASHMGRPKGQRVEKFSLAPVAKYLSGILDKSVQMAQDCVGPEAEKAVAAMNNGDIVLLENLRFHAEEQANDPAFAQQLAALTDVYVNDAFAVSHRAHASVAGVTAQVKEKAAGLLLDKEMSFFHRSVDAPQRPLVAIVGGAKVSGKLEALTNMLNKVDCLLIGGAMANTFLKSQGYSVGTSKVEDDLLDNARQLLIDAKEKGVKIYLPVDVIAADRFAPDAVCKQVTIQDIPDNWMALDIGPASVLCFSEVLADARTIIWNGPMGAFEMDAYARGTMALAHTVASAHALSITGGGDSNAAVRLSGEADNISYMSTGGGAFLMLMEGKDLPGVTALEG; translated from the coding sequence CCTGCGCATCCGCACCGTTCTCCCCACTATCCAATACGCCCTGGAACAGGGGGCCAAGATCATCCTTGCCTCCCACATGGGACGTCCCAAAGGACAGCGGGTGGAAAAATTCTCGTTGGCACCGGTTGCCAAATACCTGTCCGGTATTCTCGACAAATCGGTACAGATGGCCCAGGACTGCGTGGGCCCGGAAGCGGAAAAGGCCGTCGCTGCCATGAACAATGGCGATATTGTTCTCCTGGAGAATCTTCGTTTCCACGCTGAAGAGCAGGCCAATGATCCAGCCTTTGCCCAACAGCTCGCAGCATTAACAGATGTCTATGTCAACGATGCCTTTGCCGTCTCTCATCGGGCTCATGCCTCGGTCGCCGGAGTAACTGCGCAGGTAAAGGAAAAGGCAGCCGGGCTGCTGCTGGACAAGGAGATGTCCTTTTTCCATCGTTCCGTGGATGCCCCCCAGCGCCCTCTGGTCGCTATTGTGGGTGGAGCTAAGGTCTCGGGCAAACTGGAGGCCCTGACCAATATGCTGAACAAGGTAGACTGCCTGCTCATCGGCGGGGCTATGGCCAATACCTTTCTCAAGAGTCAAGGATATTCTGTAGGCACCTCCAAGGTGGAGGATGACCTGCTGGACAATGCCCGTCAGCTCTTGATTGATGCCAAGGAAAAGGGCGTAAAGATCTACCTGCCTGTGGATGTGATTGCTGCGGATCGGTTTGCCCCGGATGCGGTGTGCAAGCAGGTCACGATCCAGGATATCCCGGATAACTGGATGGCCCTGGATATTGGGCCAGCTTCGGTGCTCTGCTTTTCCGAGGTGCTGGCCGATGCCCGGACCATCATCTGGAATGGTCCTATGGGGGCCTTTGAGATGGACGCCTATGCCAGAGGCACCATGGCCCTGGCCCATACCGTGGCCTCGGCCCATGCCCTGAGCATCACCGGTGGCGGGGACTCCAATGCCGCTGTCCGGCTGTCCGGCGAGGCAGACAATATTTCCTATATGTCCACCGGTGGCGGGGCCTTTCTCATGCTTATGGAAGGCAAAGACCTGCCCGGCGTGACGGCACTGGAAGGATAA
- the tpiA gene encoding triose-phosphate isomerase — MTRTPLIAGNWKMHLTRPEAVELAKAVAGASKGLTDREVMIAPAYLSLAAVKEAVTGSPVRVAAQNVAWEKQGAFTGEISPPMLQDVGVDMVILGHSERRHVFGEKNAMINQRLVGALRFGLTPILCVGETLDEREQGNTFKVVAEQLSQGLQDVQAEQMQQVVVAYEPVWAIGTGKTATKEQAQEVHAFIRTALEDLYKKTLADSVRILYGGSVKPENIDSLMAQADVDGALVGGAALQAESFARIINFT; from the coding sequence ATGACACGAACACCGTTAATTGCCGGGAATTGGAAGATGCACCTGACCCGACCTGAGGCTGTAGAACTGGCCAAGGCGGTTGCTGGGGCCAGCAAGGGATTGACCGACCGGGAGGTGATGATCGCCCCTGCCTATCTCTCCTTGGCTGCAGTCAAAGAGGCTGTGACTGGCAGCCCTGTACGAGTGGCAGCACAAAACGTTGCCTGGGAGAAACAAGGCGCCTTTACCGGTGAAATCTCACCGCCCATGCTCCAGGATGTGGGGGTTGACATGGTCATTCTCGGTCATTCCGAGCGTCGCCATGTCTTTGGCGAAAAGAACGCTATGATCAATCAGCGCCTGGTCGGTGCCCTGCGCTTCGGCCTGACACCCATTCTCTGCGTCGGCGAGACCCTGGATGAGCGGGAACAGGGCAATACCTTCAAGGTGGTTGCAGAACAACTCAGCCAAGGTCTGCAAGACGTACAGGCAGAGCAGATGCAGCAGGTAGTGGTGGCCTATGAGCCGGTTTGGGCCATTGGAACCGGAAAAACCGCGACCAAGGAGCAGGCCCAGGAGGTACATGCCTTTATTCGTACTGCTCTTGAAGATTTATACAAAAAAACACTTGCCGACTCTGTCAGGATATTGTATGGTGGCTCGGTCAAACCTGAAAATATTGACAGCCTCATGGCTCAAGCTGATGTTGACGGCGCTCTGGTGGGCGGCGCAGCCTTACAGGCCGAGTCATTTGCAAGGATAATTAATTTTACATGA
- the secG gene encoding preprotein translocase subunit SecG, with the protein MTTLLIIVHVLVSLFLIAIVLLQHGKGADIGATFGGSGQSVFGSEGPVPLLNKITTFSAIVFMGTSISLAYLSANESTGSIMKDLSTQETAAPTQKEAPVTIPMPGTEPQAEEQLEEPAAEATEDAATMEEIIPAEDVVSPAAQESETVEAEATASTAVEDEPVSATQESEVAPIEQATEPEVVPEEAE; encoded by the coding sequence ATGACGACCTTACTTATCATAGTACATGTACTGGTTTCACTCTTCCTGATTGCCATTGTGCTGTTACAGCACGGCAAAGGAGCTGATATTGGAGCCACCTTTGGCGGCTCAGGCCAGTCAGTCTTCGGATCAGAAGGTCCGGTGCCGTTGCTGAATAAGATTACCACCTTTTCAGCGATTGTTTTCATGGGTACCTCGATTTCTCTGGCCTATCTTTCTGCCAATGAGAGTACCGGTTCGATTATGAAGGACCTGTCTACTCAGGAAACAGCCGCACCGACCCAAAAAGAAGCACCGGTGACCATCCCCATGCCAGGGACGGAACCCCAGGCTGAAGAGCAGCTTGAGGAACCCGCAGCGGAAGCAACAGAGGATGCCGCTACTATGGAGGAAATTATTCCAGCGGAAGACGTTGTTTCCCCGGCGGCTCAGGAAAGCGAAACTGTTGAGGCTGAAGCGACTGCGTCGACAGCCGTTGAAGACGAACCGGTAAGTGCAACGCAGGAATCTGAAGTTGCTCCGATTGAGCAAGCAACAGAACCGGAAGTAGTACCGGAAGAAGCTGAATAA